From Tepidisphaeraceae bacterium, a single genomic window includes:
- the fabZ gene encoding 3-hydroxyacyl-ACP dehydratase FabZ, with the protein MTDRQRTISREVSLTGPGLFSGEPATLTFAPAEPDSGITFIREQEGKTARIPALVSNVLKRPRRTCLKNGTLWVETVEHVMAALAGMGVSNANVRVSGGLAGELPSGDGSSKPFVDLLTDAGFDDQAEALDPLVIRKPLQVNSDHATIAALPGPTDRLEIIYDFEAGAPVGRQTVSFTLGADDFVNQIAPARTFIFEREVEEAKARGIGSHLTTRDLLVISENGPLDNAFRFADECARHKVLDLIGDLRLVGRPVFGRIVASHSGHALNHLLAKRLLEQQEVTDRQALFKRDAVMDIRKIQRLLPHRYPMLLVDRVLEMDGDERAVGVKNVTFNDIFFQGHYPGTPIMPGVLIVEALAQLGGLLLSRKLEHTGKLAVLLSMDKVKMRHPVVPGDQLILEAVTVRVKSRTGHVRCKAFVGDKMACEADIKFMLVDAEPV; encoded by the coding sequence GTGACCGATCGCCAACGAACCATCTCGAGAGAAGTCTCCCTTACCGGCCCCGGCCTGTTCTCCGGGGAGCCGGCGACGCTGACCTTTGCGCCAGCCGAGCCGGATAGCGGCATCACGTTCATCCGTGAGCAGGAGGGGAAGACGGCCCGAATCCCCGCGCTCGTCTCCAACGTCCTGAAACGCCCCCGCAGAACCTGCCTGAAGAACGGCACGCTCTGGGTGGAAACCGTGGAGCACGTAATGGCCGCCCTGGCGGGCATGGGCGTCTCCAACGCCAACGTGCGCGTGAGCGGTGGCTTGGCCGGTGAGTTACCGAGTGGAGACGGCAGCAGCAAGCCGTTCGTCGATCTGCTGACGGACGCCGGTTTTGACGACCAGGCCGAGGCGCTCGACCCGCTGGTCATTAGGAAGCCCCTTCAGGTCAACAGCGACCACGCGACGATCGCCGCCCTTCCGGGCCCGACGGATCGGCTGGAGATCATCTACGACTTCGAGGCCGGCGCCCCCGTCGGCCGGCAGACCGTCAGCTTCACGCTGGGCGCCGACGACTTCGTCAATCAGATCGCCCCGGCCCGCACGTTCATCTTCGAACGCGAAGTGGAAGAGGCCAAGGCCCGTGGCATCGGTAGCCACTTAACGACGCGCGATTTGCTCGTCATCTCCGAAAACGGCCCGCTCGACAACGCCTTCCGCTTCGCCGACGAGTGCGCCCGCCATAAGGTGCTAGACCTCATCGGTGACCTTCGCCTGGTCGGTCGGCCGGTCTTCGGGCGCATCGTCGCGTCGCACAGTGGCCATGCGCTCAACCACCTGCTGGCCAAGCGGTTGCTGGAACAGCAGGAGGTCACCGACCGCCAGGCGCTGTTCAAGCGCGACGCGGTGATGGACATAAGGAAGATCCAGCGACTGCTCCCCCACCGCTACCCCATGTTGCTGGTCGACCGCGTCCTGGAAATGGACGGCGACGAGCGCGCGGTCGGCGTGAAGAACGTCACGTTCAACGACATCTTCTTCCAGGGCCACTACCCCGGCACGCCCATCATGCCCGGCGTGCTGATCGTGGAAGCCCTGGCACAACTGGGTGGCCTGCTGCTCAGCCGAAAGCTCGAGCACACGGGCAAGCTTGCGGTTCTGCTAAGCATGGATAAGGTGAAGATGCGGCACCCGGTGGTGCCCGGGGACCAATTAATTCTGGAAGCCGTGACCGTTCGCGTGAAAAGCCGAACCGGTCACGTGCGATGCAAAGCGTTCGTTGGAGACAAGATGGCCTGCGAAGCCGACATCAAGTTCATGTTGGTGGACGCGGAACCGGTGTGA
- the lpxA gene encoding acyl-ACP--UDP-N-acetylglucosamine O-acyltransferase, with amino-acid sequence MSKISPHALVDPAARLDDDVEVGPFCIIGPNVTLGAGTRLHNNVTITGITTIGRNNEIFPNAVLGAPPQDRKATGGQTRVEIGDNNIFREAVTVHAGTELGGGITRIGDNNMLLVNAHVGHDALVGNNCTLINNAMLGGHVVLGNNVTLGGCAGIFQRVTLGEFCFITAYSRITHDAPPFMKIDGPNVVRGVNVVGLRRGGFANADIDAIDDAARRLFYYRTKPFAQALAEFDTLNGINPHVKKLVDFMRKRDEGKGGRYLESRRGH; translated from the coding sequence ATGTCCAAGATATCGCCCCATGCTCTGGTCGACCCTGCCGCGCGTCTTGATGACGATGTGGAGGTGGGTCCGTTCTGCATCATCGGGCCGAACGTCACGCTGGGCGCAGGCACACGGCTGCACAACAACGTCACCATCACCGGCATCACCACGATCGGCCGCAACAACGAGATCTTCCCCAACGCCGTCCTCGGCGCCCCGCCACAGGACCGCAAGGCCACCGGCGGACAGACCCGCGTGGAGATCGGCGACAACAACATCTTCCGCGAGGCCGTCACCGTTCACGCCGGCACCGAACTGGGCGGTGGCATCACGCGCATCGGCGACAACAACATGCTGCTGGTCAACGCGCACGTCGGACACGACGCGCTCGTCGGCAACAACTGCACGCTCATCAACAACGCTATGCTCGGTGGGCACGTCGTGCTAGGCAACAACGTCACCTTGGGTGGTTGCGCCGGCATCTTCCAGCGCGTTACGCTTGGCGAGTTCTGCTTCATCACCGCCTACAGCCGCATTACCCACGACGCCCCGCCGTTCATGAAGATTGACGGCCCCAACGTCGTGCGCGGCGTGAACGTCGTCGGCCTGCGCCGCGGTGGCTTCGCCAACGCCGACATCGACGCCATCGACGACGCCGCCCGCCGTTTGTTCTATTACCGCACCAAGCCTTTCGCCCAGGCGCTGGCCGAGTTCGACACGTTGAACGGGATCAACCCGCACGTGAAGAAGCTCGTCGACTTCATGCGCAAGCGCGACGAAGGCAAAGGCGGCCGCTACCTCGAAAGCCGCCGCGGGCATTGA
- a CDS encoding PilZ domain-containing protein produces MSTIPARSVALVPHNERRRDLRKPMQHKAVLTILDGPSANTVHDIMTRDLAFAGVTFLLREELAVGQNCRMDVKPDGGAAASHLCEVVRSRPLSNGKYEMAVQFRKAL; encoded by the coding sequence ATGAGCACCATTCCCGCCCGCTCGGTGGCCCTTGTGCCCCACAATGAACGTCGCCGTGATCTGCGTAAACCCATGCAGCATAAAGCGGTACTGACTATCCTAGATGGCCCCAGCGCCAACACGGTCCACGACATCATGACGCGCGACCTCGCGTTCGCCGGCGTGACGTTCCTGCTGCGCGAAGAGCTGGCTGTTGGCCAAAATTGTCGGATGGACGTTAAGCCCGACGGCGGCGCGGCTGCATCGCATTTGTGCGAGGTCGTGCGCTCCCGCCCTCTCAGCAACGGCAAGTACGAGATGGCTGTCCAGTTCCGTAAAGCGTTATAG
- a CDS encoding pre-peptidase C-terminal domain-containing protein has protein sequence MRVESDVRATQRLRRTLGRAASVAVESLERRQLFAAGTLDPTLGGGDGSVTVPLPDSRTADVFTLDDGRSIVVGDYRAPSGERDMFVARLTYTGALDPTFGGGKGYTQIDFRDDDTASVVKPGFRGQIFVGGYTASGPETGVGVDFAVARLTGDGALDTTFSNDGRVVLNNAKEGGVRNDFLRDLHVLGNSALVVGTSESTDGSNTSSVMLARFKGSGALDNQFGGGTGYVAYRGATQRAEGNAIAYNGAIFVGGSVLVDTPEYAPSTDLAVFRFYPDGRINPKFLREGVATHNVGQSTNTESGETVVTGLSNDAIYDLSVPPGSDIIAVGRSSYVEGSFDPVVDQVLVRFSQYATVKNIATDGIYDTGSAPQLTFANELQIVDDKIITAGSGNYGSVYAARYNFSDFSADATFNPGAGGADHVASYATDVYPGNERVGLTIARNGAIVLAGETATTDDARGLVVRFNGTFVDLDDQIEEVRYRDSRILHPESFLGVTSDRLFNSTDVNIYEIPLYTFRGDAIRIDLDRTGDSGLDSYMRLFEFGSEGRAFELASNDNGSAVGEGATNDSYLEFMPTLDYVYLAVSGKFNRTYNAVTGDGDVGSSWGGYTLRLNPVDYNKSRDTSQALLGNLTAFGRVEDLDDEDFYKLEVQAGQTYEFDVDNNGSKLDGHMRLFAATGDVALASNDNGTAPGEQPFIAPFIRHTFATSGTYYVAISGKGNTGYDPDTGLGGPLGSSVGDYNLNVRLVGEDNPADVNRLIGTATPAALNATKTNESISPGTDVDMFKFTVTAGQRVGFDVDTNGSPLDSYMRLFDADGEQLAASDNGVAPGEQMHRSPYLAYTFTTAGTYYVGISGKQNTFYRPLTGLAYRDGDSTGAYTLDLRVL, from the coding sequence ATGCGAGTTGAATCAGATGTTCGTGCGACACAACGCCTTCGCCGTACGTTGGGACGAGCCGCATCAGTAGCGGTGGAATCGCTGGAAAGGCGACAGCTCTTTGCGGCGGGCACGTTGGATCCGACGCTCGGCGGTGGCGATGGCTCGGTGACCGTGCCGCTGCCCGACAGCCGCACCGCGGACGTCTTCACGCTCGATGACGGGCGATCGATCGTCGTGGGTGACTATAGGGCCCCCTCGGGCGAGCGTGACATGTTCGTCGCCCGCCTGACCTATACCGGCGCGCTCGACCCGACGTTCGGCGGTGGTAAGGGGTACACGCAGATCGACTTCCGCGACGACGACACGGCGTCGGTCGTGAAGCCCGGCTTCCGCGGGCAGATCTTCGTCGGTGGGTACACGGCCTCCGGTCCCGAGACCGGCGTCGGCGTCGACTTCGCCGTCGCGCGCCTGACCGGCGACGGCGCGCTCGACACCACCTTCAGCAACGACGGGCGCGTGGTGCTCAACAACGCGAAGGAGGGGGGCGTCCGAAACGACTTCCTCCGCGACCTCCACGTGCTGGGCAACAGCGCGCTCGTCGTCGGCACGTCCGAATCGACCGACGGCAGCAACACGTCCAGCGTGATGCTTGCCCGGTTCAAGGGGTCGGGCGCGCTCGACAATCAGTTCGGCGGCGGCACGGGGTACGTCGCGTACCGCGGGGCGACCCAGCGCGCCGAGGGCAACGCGATCGCGTACAACGGCGCGATCTTCGTCGGTGGGTCCGTCCTCGTCGACACGCCGGAGTACGCGCCGTCCACCGACCTGGCGGTCTTCCGCTTCTATCCGGACGGGCGGATCAATCCGAAGTTCCTCCGCGAGGGCGTGGCCACGCACAACGTCGGGCAATCGACGAACACCGAGTCGGGCGAAACCGTCGTCACCGGGCTGTCGAACGACGCGATTTACGACCTGAGCGTGCCGCCGGGTTCGGACATCATCGCCGTCGGGCGCAGCAGCTACGTCGAGGGGTCGTTCGACCCGGTCGTCGACCAGGTGCTCGTGCGCTTCAGCCAGTACGCGACGGTGAAGAACATCGCGACCGACGGCATCTACGATACCGGGTCCGCCCCGCAGTTAACGTTCGCCAACGAACTGCAGATCGTGGACGACAAGATCATAACGGCCGGCTCGGGCAACTACGGCAGCGTGTACGCGGCGCGCTACAACTTCTCCGACTTCTCAGCCGACGCCACGTTCAACCCCGGCGCCGGCGGGGCCGATCACGTCGCCAGCTACGCGACCGACGTCTACCCCGGCAACGAGCGCGTGGGCCTGACGATCGCGCGCAACGGGGCGATCGTGCTGGCCGGCGAGACCGCAACCACAGATGACGCTCGCGGCCTCGTCGTGCGATTCAATGGAACCTTCGTCGATCTGGACGACCAGATCGAAGAGGTCCGTTATCGTGACTCCCGAATCCTGCACCCGGAGAGCTTCCTCGGGGTGACGTCCGATCGGCTGTTCAACAGCACCGACGTCAACATCTATGAGATCCCTCTGTACACCTTCCGCGGTGACGCGATCCGAATCGACCTGGACCGGACCGGCGACAGCGGGTTGGACTCGTACATGCGGCTGTTCGAGTTCGGAAGTGAGGGGCGCGCGTTCGAGCTTGCCTCAAACGATAACGGGTCGGCCGTCGGCGAGGGGGCGACGAACGACTCGTACTTGGAGTTCATGCCAACGCTTGACTATGTGTACTTGGCCGTTTCTGGCAAGTTCAATCGGACGTACAACGCTGTCACCGGCGATGGCGACGTCGGCTCCAGCTGGGGCGGGTACACGCTGCGACTGAACCCCGTCGACTATAACAAGTCGCGCGATACCTCGCAGGCGCTGTTGGGCAATCTGACCGCCTTCGGGCGCGTCGAGGACCTGGACGACGAGGACTTCTACAAGCTCGAGGTGCAGGCCGGGCAGACCTACGAGTTCGACGTCGACAACAACGGCAGCAAGCTCGACGGGCACATGAGGTTGTTTGCCGCCACGGGCGACGTGGCCCTGGCATCCAACGACAACGGCACCGCCCCTGGTGAACAGCCGTTCATCGCGCCGTTCATCCGGCACACCTTCGCCACGAGCGGCACGTACTACGTGGCCATCAGCGGCAAGGGCAACACGGGTTATGACCCGGACACCGGTCTTGGTGGGCCGCTCGGGTCGAGCGTTGGGGACTACAACCTGAACGTCCGGCTGGTGGGCGAGGACAACCCTGCCGACGTCAATCGACTAATCGGCACGGCCACCCCCGCGGCGCTGAACGCCACCAAGACGAACGAGAGCATCTCGCCGGGGACGGACGTCGACATGTTCAAGTTCACCGTGACGGCCGGCCAACGGGTCGGGTTCGACGTCGACACCAACGGCAGCCCGCTCGACAGCTACATGCGCCTGTTCGACGCCGACGGTGAACAACTGGCCGCGAGCGACAACGGTGTAGCGCCCGGCGAGCAAATGCACCGCAGTCCCTACCTGGCCTATACGTTCACGACGGCCGGCACCTACTACGTCGGCATCAGCGGCAAGCAGAACACGTTCTACCGGCCACTGACCGGACTGGCCTATCGCGACGGCGATAGCACCGGCGCGTACACGCTCGACCTGCGCGTGCTGTAG
- a CDS encoding DEAD/DEAH box helicase encodes MTDKSEHPPVPEAFAVLGLRPSLLRGLAEAKFTTPSEIQALLIPEALQGGDILGQARTGTGKTAAFGLPVLQRAEKGLATQALILVPTRELAVQVEEEIKRLGQYTPIRTVAVYGGQKIAAQMKYLKHGPEIVVGTPGRVIDLLDRRILTLENIKYVILDEVDRMLDIGFRDDIRNILSRVKGMKKRVPQDAREGAPQDEAAVGQSSDAGDDVQQPADDGRHQTIFVSATISEEIEKLARRYMVEPVKKLIAPGADEKPTVEKVEQYYFSVQPWDKYRLMRLLLEKENPDLAIIFCRTKRGAEKLAKKLHADGIECREIHGNLAQNKRDHVMKGFKGGKFDVLIATDLASRGIDVADISHIVNYDISEDPEVYVHRVGRTARMGKGGKAFTFVTKEQGDELTKVENLINMQIPQATLEGFEPRPAPADWTDFKPGEFPGASGGGQATVNRFQRPYGATASSSASTPATGEAGASEPIVLKGPPRTIGSKIPINRRHKRRR; translated from the coding sequence ATGACCGACAAGTCTGAACACCCGCCCGTGCCTGAAGCGTTCGCCGTCCTTGGGCTTCGCCCGTCGCTGTTGCGCGGGTTGGCGGAGGCGAAGTTTACGACGCCGTCGGAGATTCAAGCGCTGCTGATCCCCGAGGCGCTGCAGGGCGGGGACATTCTCGGGCAGGCCCGCACCGGCACCGGTAAGACGGCGGCGTTTGGGCTGCCGGTGTTGCAGCGGGCGGAGAAGGGGCTGGCGACGCAGGCGCTGATCCTCGTGCCCACGCGCGAGCTGGCGGTGCAGGTGGAAGAGGAGATCAAGCGGCTGGGGCAGTACACGCCCATCCGCACGGTGGCGGTGTATGGCGGGCAGAAGATCGCGGCGCAGATGAAGTACTTGAAGCATGGGCCGGAGATTGTGGTCGGCACGCCGGGGCGGGTGATCGATCTGCTGGATCGGCGGATATTGACGCTGGAGAACATCAAGTACGTCATCCTGGACGAGGTCGACCGCATGCTCGACATCGGGTTCCGCGATGACATTCGGAACATCCTGTCGCGCGTGAAGGGGATGAAGAAGCGCGTGCCGCAGGATGCGCGGGAGGGCGCGCCGCAGGACGAGGCGGCCGTCGGGCAATCGTCCGACGCCGGTGACGACGTGCAACAGCCCGCGGACGATGGGCGGCATCAGACGATCTTCGTGAGCGCGACGATCTCGGAGGAGATTGAGAAGCTGGCCCGGCGGTACATGGTGGAGCCGGTGAAGAAGCTGATCGCGCCGGGGGCGGATGAGAAGCCGACGGTGGAGAAGGTTGAGCAGTACTACTTCAGCGTGCAGCCGTGGGACAAGTATCGGCTGATGCGGCTGCTGCTGGAGAAGGAGAACCCGGATCTGGCGATCATCTTCTGCCGCACGAAGCGCGGGGCCGAGAAGCTGGCCAAGAAGCTGCACGCCGACGGGATCGAGTGCCGCGAGATCCACGGCAATCTGGCGCAGAACAAGCGCGACCACGTGATGAAGGGCTTTAAGGGGGGCAAGTTCGACGTGCTGATCGCGACCGACCTCGCCAGCCGTGGGATTGACGTGGCGGACATCAGCCACATCGTGAACTACGATATTTCGGAAGACCCGGAGGTGTACGTCCACCGCGTCGGCCGAACCGCGCGTATGGGCAAGGGCGGCAAGGCGTTCACGTTCGTGACGAAGGAGCAGGGGGACGAGCTGACGAAGGTCGAGAACCTCATCAACATGCAGATCCCGCAGGCGACGCTGGAGGGCTTCGAACCCCGCCCCGCGCCCGCAGACTGGACCGACTTCAAGCCCGGCGAGTTCCCCGGGGCCAGCGGGGGTGGGCAGGCGACGGTGAATCGCTTCCAGCGACCGTACGGCGCGACGGCCAGTTCTTCTGCGTCAACGCCCGCGACTGGCGAGGCGGGGGCCTCTGAACCCATCGTGCTGAAGGGCCCACCGCGGACGATCGGGTCGAAGATCCCGATCAACCGCCGCCACAAGCGCCGGCGGTAG
- a CDS encoding glyoxalase superfamily protein, translated as MQRALPVLRIDDASSAKAFYVDWLGFAVDWEFRFGDDFPVYMQVSRGALVLHLSEHKGDASPGGMALIEVDDLDRLWREWQAKRPDMGAKPERAPWNALAMRLRDPFGNTLAFNQTLSDSA; from the coding sequence ATGCAACGCGCGCTCCCCGTCCTGCGAATCGATGATGCTTCATCCGCCAAGGCGTTCTACGTCGATTGGCTGGGGTTCGCGGTGGATTGGGAGTTCCGGTTCGGTGACGACTTCCCGGTCTATATGCAAGTGTCGCGGGGCGCGCTGGTGTTGCACCTGTCTGAACACAAGGGAGACGCCTCGCCAGGTGGGATGGCGTTAATCGAAGTGGACGACCTCGACCGGCTCTGGCGGGAGTGGCAGGCCAAGCGGCCGGACATGGGTGCCAAGCCAGAGCGGGCGCCGTGGAACGCGCTCGCGATGCGGCTGCGCGATCCATTTGGGAACACGCTGGCGTTCAATCAGACGTTGTCGGACTCGGCTTAG
- a CDS encoding polysaccharide biosynthesis/export family protein — MRHVTAAIVLLVSAAVSLAKDAPLAQGDLVAINVHELLAPDGELSETRQVAPDGTIRVPMLGPLKFGGLTPDEARDMLKKTMVDGKITARPQVRVALLAPAAKAPEKPGALKAGDQLVVRIFELVKPGEDYVGTLTVSPAGEIDVPSIGGVKVAGQRADEIEKTLIARLAGVLATPEKLVRVDRAANAKVPAPDGAD; from the coding sequence ATGCGACACGTAACAGCGGCGATCGTGCTCTTGGTTTCTGCAGCCGTTTCTTTGGCGAAAGATGCACCCTTGGCACAGGGTGATCTGGTCGCGATCAACGTGCATGAACTGCTCGCGCCAGACGGGGAGCTTAGTGAAACGCGTCAGGTCGCACCGGACGGTACGATCCGCGTGCCAATGCTCGGCCCACTGAAGTTCGGCGGTCTGACTCCTGACGAGGCGCGCGACATGCTGAAAAAGACGATGGTCGATGGCAAGATTACCGCGAGGCCTCAAGTCCGCGTCGCGCTGCTCGCGCCGGCGGCCAAAGCCCCCGAGAAGCCAGGAGCCCTCAAGGCAGGTGACCAACTGGTGGTGCGCATTTTTGAGTTGGTAAAGCCTGGGGAAGATTATGTCGGCACGTTAACGGTCAGCCCAGCTGGCGAGATCGATGTTCCGTCGATCGGTGGCGTGAAGGTCGCCGGGCAGCGCGCCGACGAGATCGAGAAAACTCTCATCGCACGCTTGGCAGGGGTATTGGCCACTCCCGAGAAGTTGGTTCGCGTCGATCGTGCTGCGAACGCTAAGGTGCCGGCACCCGACGGTGCCGACTAG